The Flavobacterium piscisymbiosum genome includes a region encoding these proteins:
- a CDS encoding lipocalin family protein, with protein sequence MKTKRILFGLLLSMGLFAASCSSDDNDGETIVPIQGVYNLSQTGTIIDGKEVLIDAPQNQAGCKKDYLDLRLSNAAVIGDYNGSDCALVETTGTYVRSHNDLTLTVGALSSTSDIMNLTNKELKLKDKATGIITVYTR encoded by the coding sequence ATGAAAACTAAAAGAATATTATTCGGATTATTATTGAGCATGGGTTTATTTGCAGCATCTTGTAGCAGCGATGACAATGACGGGGAAACAATCGTTCCAATTCAGGGTGTTTACAACCTAAGCCAAACAGGAACAATTATTGACGGTAAAGAGGTCTTAATTGATGCTCCGCAAAATCAAGCGGGATGCAAAAAAGATTATTTAGATCTAAGATTAAGCAATGCAGCTGTTATTGGTGATTACAATGGTTCTGATTGTGCCTTAGTAGAAACTACAGGAACTTATGTAAGATCTCATAATGATTTAACGCTTACTGTTGGTGCTTTAAGCTCAACTAGCGATATCATGAACCTTACAAACAAAGAGCTGAAATTGAAAGATAAAGCAACTGGTATTATTACTGTTTATACAAGATAA